In Planctomycetia bacterium, one DNA window encodes the following:
- a CDS encoding PEP-CTERM sorting domain-containing protein (PEP-CTERM proteins occur, often in large numbers, in the proteomes of bacteria that also encode an exosortase, a predicted intramembrane cysteine proteinase. The presence of a PEP-CTERM domain at a protein's C-terminus predicts cleavage within the sorting domain, followed by covalent anchoring to some some component of the (usually Gram-negative) cell surface. Many PEP-CTERM proteins exhibit an unusual sequence composition that includes large numbers of potential glycosylation sites. Expression of one such protein has been shown restore the ability of a bacterium to form floc, a type of biofilm.), with protein sequence MGKSFVVTVAGMVSTLVATSIQASPVTFSGMGLNQTVDYKLSGVDKTSKAGQILINFQSQNLTAYCVDLNHTVKSSWDATPASPDFINGGRAAAFLYDTYAASVDSSLKAAALQVAIWEVVTDFGGTLNLLAGNFKLLDSENVRNLATIYLGSLPGDVGNYQSSSFIVKSGSDPRSQHLIVPEPATLGVVMVATGMMFADRRRRRAATARVAC encoded by the coding sequence ATGGGCAAGTCATTCGTCGTAACGGTGGCCGGTATGGTTTCCACACTGGTTGCCACATCGATTCAGGCGTCGCCCGTGACCTTCAGCGGCATGGGGCTGAATCAGACTGTTGACTATAAGCTGTCAGGGGTCGACAAAACCAGCAAGGCCGGGCAGATCCTCATCAACTTCCAGAGCCAGAATCTGACGGCGTACTGCGTGGATCTGAACCACACCGTGAAGTCATCCTGGGATGCGACGCCGGCGTCACCGGACTTCATCAACGGCGGCCGCGCCGCGGCGTTTCTTTACGACACGTACGCGGCTTCGGTGGATTCCAGCCTCAAGGCGGCGGCGCTTCAGGTCGCCATCTGGGAAGTCGTGACGGATTTCGGCGGGACGCTCAACCTGCTCGCCGGCAACTTCAAGCTGCTGGATTCAGAGAACGTGCGCAATCTGGCGACCATCTACCTCGGCTCGCTGCCGGGCGACGTGGGCAACTATCAGTCGTCATCGTTCATCGTCAAGAGCGGCTCGGACCCGCGCAGCCAGCATCTGATCGTGCCCGAGCCGGCCACGCTGGGTGTCGTGATGGTGGCAACTGGGATGATGTTCGCTGATCGCCGCCGCCGCCGCGCAGCCACCGCGCGCGTGGCGTGTTGA
- the dnaK gene encoding molecular chaperone DnaK has protein sequence MAKIIGIDLGTTNSVVAVMEAGSPKVLTNAMGARTTPSVVAFTDKGERLVGQVAKHQQVTNPSNTVFSIKRFMGRRHSEVGSEEKLVPYTITGGPEELVKVKIRDKEYTPPEISAMILQDLKKTAEDYLGEKVTAAVITVPAYFNDSQRKATQEAGIIAGFDVKRVLPEPTAAALAYGMDKKKGGKIAVFDLGGGTFDISILDVGEGVFETLSINGDTHLGGDDYDQVLIDYVAEEFRKQYGIDLRKDPMAHQRLKEACEKAKCELSSSMETAINLPFITADASGPKHLNLTLTRSKFEQLTEHLTERCRRPVLKALEDAKLSASDIDECILVGGSTRIPAVQRLCKEIFGKEPNKSVNPDEAVGVGAAIQAGIIGGDVKDILVLDVTPLSLGVETLGGVMTVMIPRNTTIPTSKKEVYSTAADNQPEVTIHVLQGERPMANDNRTLGKFNLTGIPPAPRGVPQIEVTFDIDANGILHVSAKDLGTGKENKIRIEGSSGLSEAEVERMRKEAESHAEDDRRKRELIDARNQADNLIYQTEKMLKEHGEKVPADERGKVESAINNLRDRLKGDDAGAIKKASEAVMTASQTLGKIIYEQAAKAGGGGVSGGAPGGDGVGSKTGGGSSSAKKDDDVIDAEFEVKK, from the coding sequence ATGGCCAAGATCATTGGAATCGACCTCGGCACCACCAATTCGGTCGTCGCCGTGATGGAAGCGGGTTCACCCAAAGTGCTGACCAATGCCATGGGCGCGCGGACGACGCCGTCGGTCGTTGCCTTCACCGACAAGGGCGAGCGGCTGGTCGGTCAGGTCGCCAAGCATCAGCAGGTGACCAATCCGAGCAATACCGTGTTCAGCATCAAGCGGTTCATGGGCCGGCGGCACAGCGAAGTCGGCTCGGAGGAGAAGCTCGTGCCCTACACCATCACCGGCGGCCCCGAGGAGCTGGTGAAGGTCAAGATTCGCGACAAGGAATACACCCCGCCGGAAATCTCCGCGATGATCCTTCAGGATCTGAAAAAGACGGCTGAAGATTATCTCGGCGAGAAGGTCACGGCGGCCGTCATCACCGTTCCGGCCTATTTCAACGATTCGCAGCGCAAGGCGACGCAGGAGGCGGGCATCATCGCCGGCTTCGACGTGAAGCGCGTGCTGCCCGAGCCGACGGCCGCGGCGCTGGCCTACGGCATGGACAAGAAGAAGGGCGGCAAGATCGCCGTGTTCGACCTGGGCGGTGGCACGTTTGATATTTCCATACTCGATGTCGGCGAGGGCGTGTTCGAGACGCTCTCGATCAACGGCGACACGCACCTGGGCGGTGACGACTACGACCAGGTGCTGATCGACTACGTTGCCGAGGAATTCCGCAAGCAGTACGGCATCGACTTGCGCAAGGATCCGATGGCGCACCAGCGGCTGAAGGAGGCTTGTGAGAAGGCCAAGTGCGAGCTGTCCAGCTCGATGGAAACAGCCATCAACCTGCCGTTCATCACCGCCGACGCGAGCGGTCCGAAACACCTGAACCTGACGCTGACGCGCAGCAAGTTTGAGCAATTGACCGAGCACTTGACCGAGCGGTGCCGACGGCCGGTGCTGAAGGCGCTCGAGGACGCGAAGCTGTCGGCGAGCGACATCGACGAATGTATTCTCGTTGGCGGGTCGACGCGCATCCCGGCGGTGCAGCGGCTGTGCAAAGAGATCTTCGGCAAAGAGCCGAACAAGAGCGTCAACCCCGACGAGGCCGTGGGCGTCGGCGCGGCCATCCAGGCCGGTATCATCGGCGGCGACGTGAAGGACATCCTCGTGCTGGATGTCACGCCGCTTTCACTCGGCGTCGAGACGCTGGGCGGCGTGATGACGGTGATGATCCCGCGGAACACGACCATCCCCACAAGCAAGAAGGAGGTCTATTCCACCGCCGCCGACAACCAGCCGGAGGTGACGATCCACGTGCTTCAGGGTGAGCGGCCGATGGCCAATGACAACCGCACGCTGGGCAAGTTCAACCTGACGGGCATTCCGCCGGCGCCACGTGGCGTGCCGCAGATCGAAGTCACGTTCGACATCGACGCCAACGGCATCCTGCACGTGTCGGCCAAGGACCTCGGCACCGGCAAGGAGAACAAAATTCGCATCGAGGGCTCGAGCGGCCTGTCGGAGGCCGAAGTCGAGCGCATGCGCAAGGAGGCCGAGAGCCATGCCGAGGACGACCGCCGGAAGCGCGAGCTGATCGACGCTCGAAATCAGGCGGACAATCTGATCTACCAGACCGAGAAGATGCTCAAGGAGCACGGCGAGAAAGTGCCGGCCGACGAGCGCGGCAAGGTCGAAAGCGCGATCAACAACCTGCGCGATCGGTTGAAGGGCGACGACGCCGGCGCGATCAAGAAGGCGTCCGAAGCCGTGATGACCGCCAGCCAGACGCTGGGCAAGATCATCTATGAGCAGGCGGCCAAGGCGGGTGGTGGCGGCGTCAGCGGTGGCGCACCGGGCGGCGACGGTGTGGGCAGCAAAACCGGTGGCGGATCATCGAGCGCGAAGAAGGATGACGATGTGATCGACGCGGAGTTTGAGGTGAAGAAGTAA
- the aroB gene encoding 3-dehydroquinate synthase has translation MTAISQTTVAVQLGDRSYCVHIGAGLLDELGALVRSRCPAARQATIITDSEVGPLYADRALASLTGASIAATLMTIPAGESSKSLAIASELYDALAEGRHARDEPIIALGGGVVGDVAGFVAATWLRGVPFVQCPTTVEADVDASVGGKTAVNHSTGKNLIGAFHQPEVVCIDTACLATLSERDYRAGLAESVKHAIIADEAFLHWHEQHAAAILSRDAATLVHLIRRNCEIKAAVVASDERETSGTGVGRAALNFGHTIGHALEAESAYGLRHGEAVALGMTAAMELAMRLVRFPGAQRERVEALLTALGLPIRLDRPVDPGVILARLASDKKSAGGCIRFVLPCGIGSLEWVEPSETEIRTGLARLMGR, from the coding sequence ATGACGGCGATTTCCCAAACGACGGTTGCCGTCCAACTGGGTGATCGGTCGTATTGCGTTCACATCGGCGCGGGGTTGCTCGATGAACTGGGCGCGCTCGTGCGATCTCGGTGCCCTGCCGCGCGGCAGGCAACGATCATCACCGATTCCGAGGTTGGTCCGCTCTACGCCGATCGCGCGCTGGCATCGCTCACCGGCGCGAGCATTGCGGCGACGCTGATGACCATTCCAGCAGGCGAGTCGTCCAAGTCGCTCGCGATCGCATCCGAGCTATACGACGCACTCGCCGAGGGGCGCCATGCACGCGATGAGCCGATCATCGCGCTGGGCGGCGGGGTCGTGGGCGACGTGGCGGGCTTCGTCGCGGCGACGTGGCTGCGCGGCGTGCCGTTCGTCCAATGCCCGACCACGGTTGAAGCCGACGTGGACGCGTCCGTCGGTGGTAAGACGGCTGTCAATCATTCGACGGGGAAGAACCTGATCGGCGCGTTTCACCAGCCGGAGGTCGTCTGCATCGATACGGCCTGCCTGGCCACGTTAAGCGAGCGGGACTATCGCGCGGGACTGGCTGAGTCGGTCAAGCATGCGATCATCGCGGACGAAGCGTTTCTTCATTGGCACGAGCAGCACGCCGCCGCGATTCTTTCGCGCGACGCCGCGACGCTTGTGCACTTGATCCGCCGCAACTGCGAAATCAAGGCCGCCGTCGTCGCATCGGACGAGCGCGAGACCTCCGGCACCGGCGTCGGCCGCGCGGCCCTGAACTTCGGACACACGATCGGCCATGCGCTGGAGGCCGAATCCGCATACGGGCTACGCCATGGCGAGGCCGTGGCACTGGGAATGACGGCCGCGATGGAGCTGGCGATGCGATTGGTGCGATTCCCCGGCGCGCAGCGTGAGCGCGTGGAAGCGCTGTTGACGGCGCTGGGATTACCGATTCGTCTCGATCGCCCGGTTGATCCCGGCGTAATACTCGCACGGCTTGCGTCGGATAAAAAATCTGCGGGCGGTTGCATACGATTCGTGTTGCCCTGCGGGATTGGTTCACTCGAATGGGTCGAGCCGTCGGAAACAGAGATCCGTACCGGTCTGGCGCGACTTATGGGCCGCTGA
- a CDS encoding molecular chaperone TorD family protein, translating into MSDPNSTPTRSDPPDWIAVAKLARFLAAAFCSPRTAARIVRGGSGVRNELLAAAGNAGITADRIRRLFDGNASTDDAERAIDRVVGHTVRSECPPYELEYRSAEVFQASQTLADVAGFYRAFGFEAAGPVAERPDHAATQWEFIAVLCMKASLATREADRTGCIQALRSFLTDHAAAWMPAFFARVQKVDEGGFLSHAADLGDALLRRLSAHFDVPIGPAWLELRPTDEEDTTISCGAPGAVELGPNLAAAMEARA; encoded by the coding sequence ATGTCCGACCCGAACTCCACGCCAACTCGATCTGACCCCCCGGACTGGATCGCGGTCGCCAAGCTGGCGCGCTTCCTCGCGGCCGCCTTTTGCTCGCCGCGGACGGCCGCACGCATCGTGCGCGGAGGATCCGGCGTGCGGAATGAATTGCTCGCGGCGGCCGGGAACGCGGGAATCACCGCCGATCGCATCCGCAGGCTGTTCGATGGAAACGCTTCGACGGACGATGCCGAGCGCGCCATCGACCGCGTGGTCGGGCACACCGTGCGCAGCGAGTGCCCGCCCTATGAGCTGGAGTATCGCTCGGCGGAAGTCTTCCAGGCCAGCCAGACGTTGGCGGACGTGGCCGGTTTCTATCGCGCGTTCGGGTTTGAGGCCGCCGGTCCGGTGGCCGAGCGACCGGATCACGCCGCCACCCAATGGGAGTTCATCGCCGTGCTCTGCATGAAAGCCTCCCTGGCCACGCGGGAAGCCGACCGCACTGGCTGCATCCAGGCGCTGCGGAGTTTCCTGACGGATCACGCCGCCGCGTGGATGCCCGCCTTCTTCGCGCGTGTGCAAAAGGTGGACGAAGGCGGGTTTCTCTCGCACGCCGCGGACCTCGGCGATGCGTTGCTTCGCCGATTGAGCGCTCACTTCGATGTACCGATCGGTCCGGCCTGGCTCGAACTTCGTCCCACCGACGAGGAAGACACGACCATCTCCTGCGGCGCGCCCGGCGCGGTGGAGCTGGGTCCGAATCTCGCCGCGGCGATGGAAGCGAGAGCGTGA
- a CDS encoding sulfate adenylyltransferase, giving the protein MPDLVPVHGGLAAPVDRTVPANRIKDFEREAATLKAVPVDDADLSSVYRFGDGALSPLTGPMGRDAWQRCLDEGAIEHGGNKYAWTIPISLPVDSDTAASLKVGQKVQLVSSRGTAVAILTIGDIFPYDKPRYLKAVYQTERTDHPGGRMVMGDNRSMLLGGEIEVLPQPKHPEYGQFVLRPAETRSLFAEKGWTRVVAFQTRNPLHRAHEYALVYGLETLVRQCDTAGAVLNPLIGETKGDDVDAATRMRTYRALIDQNALGQGDSDAALWKTKNYTLHDRVILLGLDIKMFYGGPKEAVMHAVYRQNYGFTDIIIGRKHADAPYDDGKDIWDGLAAQRIFDSLGGHLAIKPLKVGFAAFYESIGRVDLVENHADEKPVSISGREIREQLQAGRLPDPRIMRPETARILIESMRK; this is encoded by the coding sequence ATGCCCGACCTCGTTCCCGTTCACGGCGGCCTCGCCGCACCCGTTGACCGCACCGTTCCGGCGAATCGCATCAAGGACTTCGAACGCGAAGCCGCAACGCTCAAGGCCGTACCCGTCGATGACGCGGATCTCTCCAGCGTTTACCGCTTCGGCGACGGCGCGCTGTCACCGCTGACCGGACCGATGGGCCGCGACGCATGGCAGCGCTGCCTCGACGAAGGCGCGATCGAACACGGCGGCAATAAATACGCCTGGACCATTCCCATCTCCCTGCCGGTCGACAGCGACACCGCCGCATCGCTCAAGGTCGGGCAGAAGGTGCAGCTGGTCAGTTCCCGAGGCACGGCCGTCGCCATCTTGACAATCGGCGATATTTTCCCCTACGACAAGCCCCGTTACCTCAAGGCCGTCTACCAGACCGAGCGCACCGACCACCCCGGCGGGCGCATGGTCATGGGCGACAACCGCTCGATGTTGCTCGGCGGCGAGATCGAGGTCCTGCCGCAGCCGAAGCACCCCGAGTACGGGCAGTTCGTGCTTCGCCCGGCCGAAACGCGATCGCTCTTCGCCGAGAAGGGCTGGACTCGCGTCGTCGCCTTTCAAACGCGCAATCCGCTTCATCGCGCCCACGAATACGCGCTCGTTTACGGACTGGAAACGCTCGTGCGCCAGTGCGACACGGCGGGCGCGGTGCTCAACCCGCTGATCGGCGAGACCAAGGGCGACGACGTCGACGCCGCCACGCGCATGCGCACCTATCGCGCGCTGATCGACCAGAACGCCCTGGGCCAGGGCGACAGCGACGCCGCGCTCTGGAAGACAAAAAATTACACCCTGCACGACCGCGTCATCCTGCTCGGACTTGACATCAAGATGTTCTACGGCGGACCGAAAGAGGCCGTCATGCACGCCGTCTACCGCCAGAATTATGGTTTCACCGACATCATCATCGGTCGCAAACACGCAGACGCCCCCTACGACGACGGAAAGGACATCTGGGACGGCCTCGCGGCGCAGCGGATCTTCGATTCGCTCGGCGGGCACCTCGCGATCAAGCCGCTGAAGGTCGGCTTCGCGGCATTTTACGAAAGTATTGGTCGAGTCGATCTCGTTGAGAATCACGCCGATGAAAAACCCGTGAGCATCAGCGGGCGAGAGATTCGCGAGCAGCTCCAGGCCGGACGGCTGCCCGATCCACGCATCATGCGACCCGAGACCGCGAGGATCCTCATCGAATCGATGCGCAAGTAG
- a CDS encoding nitrate oxidoreductase subunit beta, whose protein sequence is MSKVYNWQLGRPMGYPYPQAAPKEQFAFVININRCIGCQTCTMACKSTWTFSKGQEHMWWTNVETKPYGGYPQHWDVKTLDLLDRANPQGMAWEGQPGADPRTPYGALHHKTIFEAPEVVARGGQPNLVLGYLPTEEEWTAPNIHEDTPPGGLNKPMDFGRGEDATGDKKHKAWFFYLARLCNHCSYPACLAACPRNAIYKRPEDGIVLIDQQECRGYRKCVEACPYKKSLYRGTTRTSEKCIACYPRVEGSDPESDGVPMETRCMAACIGQVRMQGLVKVNEDSTWVEDRHNPLYYLVHVAKVALPLYPQFGTEPNGFYIPPRWVPTKYLEQMFGPGVKQAVERYRAPDRELLAVLQLFRRSNRIIFRYELKEGPKVWETTVAGKKFEMFNDTVIAFDRKNREIFRTQVEEPIHVRPELHANSI, encoded by the coding sequence ATGAGCAAGGTCTACAACTGGCAACTCGGTCGCCCGATGGGCTATCCGTATCCGCAGGCCGCGCCCAAAGAGCAGTTCGCCTTCGTCATCAACATCAACCGCTGCATCGGCTGCCAGACCTGCACGATGGCCTGCAAGAGCACCTGGACCTTTTCCAAGGGTCAGGAGCACATGTGGTGGACCAACGTCGAAACCAAGCCCTACGGCGGCTATCCGCAGCACTGGGATGTTAAGACACTTGACTTACTCGATCGGGCCAATCCCCAGGGCATGGCGTGGGAGGGCCAACCCGGCGCCGATCCGCGCACGCCCTACGGCGCGCTTCATCACAAGACCATCTTCGAAGCCCCCGAAGTCGTCGCCCGCGGCGGGCAGCCCAACCTCGTCCTCGGCTATCTGCCCACCGAGGAAGAGTGGACCGCGCCGAACATTCACGAAGACACGCCGCCCGGCGGCCTCAACAAGCCGATGGACTTCGGCCGGGGAGAAGACGCCACCGGCGATAAGAAACACAAGGCGTGGTTCTTCTATCTCGCGAGGTTGTGCAACCACTGTAGCTACCCGGCCTGCCTGGCGGCCTGCCCGCGCAACGCCATCTACAAGCGGCCCGAGGACGGCATCGTGCTGATCGATCAACAGGAATGCCGCGGCTACCGCAAGTGCGTCGAGGCCTGCCCATACAAGAAGTCTCTCTACCGCGGTACGACGCGAACCAGCGAGAAGTGCATTGCCTGTTACCCTCGCGTCGAAGGCAGCGACCCCGAGTCCGACGGCGTGCCCATGGAGACCCGCTGCATGGCCGCCTGCATCGGCCAGGTGCGCATGCAGGGCCTGGTGAAGGTGAACGAAGACAGCACCTGGGTCGAAGACCGGCACAACCCGCTGTACTACCTCGTTCATGTCGCCAAAGTGGCACTCCCGCTTTACCCGCAGTTCGGCACCGAGCCGAATGGATTTTACATCCCCCCGCGCTGGGTCCCCACGAAATACCTCGAGCAGATGTTCGGCCCCGGTGTGAAGCAGGCCGTCGAGCGCTATCGTGCGCCCGATCGCGAGCTTCTGGCCGTGCTGCAACTCTTCCGCCGTTCCAATCGCATCATCTTCCGCTACGAGTTGAAAGAAGGACCGAAAGTATGGGAGACCACGGTCGCCGGGAAGAAGTTCGAAATGTTCAACGACACGGTGATTGCATTCGACCGCAAGAACCGGGAGATCTTCCGTACCCAGGTCGAGGAGCCGATCCATGTCCGACCCGAACTCCACGCCAACTCGATCTGA
- a CDS encoding molybdenum cofactor guanylyltransferase: MTAQPRRPNLNAVILIGGASRRMGRPKATLVHGGQRLIDLAIQLAEPFVGAIFLAGRMPDGMTLESIRAACLLPVMNLSDDPTASGPIAGILAALAHDPQADWLCLSCDMPGLTREAIDWLLNEHESRRTATVGRPLDGESPEPFPAIYRAAALAPLRAYVQSGGASLRGALTAMRADVCAVPTHLAPCWINVNTPADWKRFLGS; the protein is encoded by the coding sequence GTGACTGCCCAACCCCGCCGGCCCAATCTCAACGCCGTCATCCTGATCGGCGGCGCGAGCCGGCGCATGGGCCGGCCCAAGGCGACGCTTGTTCACGGCGGTCAGCGATTGATCGACCTCGCGATTCAGCTCGCCGAGCCGTTTGTCGGCGCGATTTTCCTGGCTGGGCGCATGCCCGACGGCATGACGCTCGAATCGATTCGCGCGGCATGCCTCCTGCCCGTCATGAACCTCTCGGATGATCCGACGGCATCCGGTCCGATCGCGGGGATCCTGGCCGCGCTCGCGCATGACCCGCAGGCCGACTGGTTGTGCCTCTCATGTGATATGCCTGGATTGACGCGCGAGGCGATTGATTGGCTGCTGAACGAACACGAATCCCGTCGAACGGCGACCGTCGGACGGCCGCTCGATGGCGAGTCGCCCGAGCCGTTTCCCGCGATATATCGCGCGGCTGCCCTCGCGCCGCTGCGCGCGTACGTTCAATCCGGCGGCGCATCGCTCCGCGGCGCACTCACGGCCATGCGTGCTGACGTATGCGCCGTGCCGACGCATCTCGCGCCGTGTTGGATCAACGTGAACACGCCCGCGGATTGGAAGCGCTTCTTAGGCTCGTAA
- a CDS encoding alginate export family protein — translation MPGPRYMALRYDDDFSYLDGPDGTYQKDVFDPIKNIHLGDDWRLRIGGDVRLRLEAETNRSFGARNPAQDTYFLHRYYLHADLKYRKRFRLFIEGVDARTEDRDLPAIPFSENHFDLHQLFADLRLLGEEGPLTLRVGRQELLYGKQRLISPLDWANSRRRFDGVKLMYQSAQLDVDAFWTKPIVFRPDPFRGTWDPPIDEGLDRKPDHWREEQQFYGIYSTFKGIPNHVVDVYFLGLNDRGVLVNANGQRGDLSVYTLGSRFGGVSGNFDYDVEGAGQWGVWNGDELHAWMVGSEAGYTFKQTAMTPRLGLGFDYATGDDTPRDNAHETFNQLFPLGHAWLGYMDLVARQNIIAPNVNFSFKPRRDVNVQLIWYHFWLDSNLDALYNAGGAPIRRNVSGSSGNSVGDELDLRITWNVDVHSTLMLGWSHLWPDNFLNSSGRSRDADFLYLQYEFRF, via the coding sequence TTGCCCGGACCACGCTACATGGCCCTGCGCTACGATGACGATTTCTCCTACCTCGACGGGCCCGACGGCACGTATCAAAAAGACGTCTTCGACCCCATCAAGAACATTCATCTCGGCGACGACTGGCGGCTCCGCATCGGCGGCGATGTGCGCCTGCGGCTCGAAGCCGAGACCAATCGCTCCTTCGGCGCGCGCAACCCCGCGCAGGATACCTACTTCCTCCACCGCTACTACCTGCACGCCGACTTGAAGTACCGCAAACGCTTTCGCCTGTTCATCGAAGGCGTTGACGCGCGCACCGAGGACCGCGATCTGCCGGCCATCCCGTTTTCCGAAAACCATTTTGACCTGCATCAGCTCTTCGCCGATCTCCGTCTTCTCGGCGAGGAAGGTCCGCTGACCCTGCGGGTCGGCCGACAGGAATTGCTTTACGGCAAGCAGCGGCTCATCAGCCCGCTGGACTGGGCCAACAGCCGCCGCCGATTTGACGGCGTCAAGCTCATGTATCAGAGCGCCCAGCTCGATGTGGATGCGTTCTGGACCAAGCCGATTGTCTTTCGACCCGATCCTTTCCGCGGAACCTGGGATCCGCCCATCGACGAAGGCCTCGATCGCAAGCCCGACCACTGGCGCGAGGAGCAGCAATTCTACGGGATTTACTCCACTTTCAAAGGCATCCCGAATCATGTCGTGGATGTCTATTTCCTCGGCCTGAACGATCGCGGCGTTCTGGTCAACGCCAACGGGCAACGCGGCGATCTGTCGGTCTATACCCTCGGCAGCCGATTCGGCGGCGTCAGCGGGAACTTCGATTACGACGTGGAAGGCGCCGGGCAATGGGGCGTCTGGAACGGCGACGAATTGCACGCCTGGATGGTCGGAAGTGAAGCCGGCTACACCTTCAAGCAGACCGCCATGACGCCGCGCCTCGGTCTGGGCTTCGACTACGCCACCGGCGACGACACCCCGCGCGACAACGCCCACGAAACCTTCAACCAGCTTTTCCCCCTCGGCCACGCCTGGCTGGGCTACATGGACCTCGTCGCGCGGCAGAACATCATCGCGCCAAACGTCAATTTCTCATTCAAGCCGCGGCGAGATGTCAACGTGCAGCTCATCTGGTATCACTTCTGGCTCGACTCGAACCTCGACGCCCTGTACAACGCCGGCGGCGCGCCCATCCGAAGAAACGTCTCCGGCTCCTCCGGCAACAGCGTCGGCGACGAACTCGATCTGCGCATCACCTGGAACGTCGACGTGCACTCGACCCTCATGCTCGGCTGGTCGCATCTCTGGCCCGACAACTTCCTCAACTCGTCCGGCCGAAGCCGCGATGCCGATTTCCTCTACCTTCAGTATGAGTTTCGATTCTGA
- a CDS encoding radical SAM protein, translating to MTTRSLPISQPVPTDAFARRTASTRCDDAPASLDRASPRPLIDGHARVIDHLRLSLTSACNLHCLYCRPQAAARHGPRDLSDDQRLDLIRFLHDSYGLTRLRLTGGEPLLHRSLVMLIDRIRSTFPALAIAMTTNGGRLKSMAVALRRAGLDRLNISLDSMEPATYRTLTGGRLAPVLDGIDAAVAAGFPPPRLNAVVLAGINDHQLPGMVSWAVQRGLELRLLEAMPIGPAASFNREHFVPARRFKDILQQHIELTPLPRHPGETAMRFAVRTGALRGTIGIIAPLSESFCGQCRRIRITADGRLFPCLLDSHFVDLAPCWGEAGFLPDEAHDRIAHAVAGKRATGPLKQYAAMVALGG from the coding sequence ATGACGACGCGCTCGCTGCCGATCTCGCAACCCGTTCCGACGGACGCCTTCGCGCGACGGACGGCGAGCACTCGGTGCGATGACGCACCCGCATCGCTGGATCGGGCGAGCCCCCGCCCTCTGATCGACGGGCACGCCCGCGTCATCGATCACTTGCGACTCTCACTCACCTCGGCCTGCAACCTTCATTGCCTCTATTGCCGACCCCAGGCCGCCGCGCGCCATGGACCGCGCGATCTGTCGGACGACCAGCGCCTCGATCTCATCCGATTTCTGCACGACTCGTACGGCCTCACTCGGCTGCGCCTGACCGGCGGAGAGCCGCTGCTCCATCGCTCGCTTGTCATGCTGATCGATCGAATCCGAAGCACCTTCCCGGCCCTTGCCATTGCGATGACAACCAACGGCGGGCGGTTGAAGTCGATGGCGGTCGCCTTGCGACGGGCGGGCCTGGATCGGCTCAACATCTCGCTCGACAGCATGGAACCGGCGACGTATCGAACCCTGACCGGCGGCCGGCTCGCCCCGGTGTTGGACGGAATCGATGCCGCCGTTGCCGCCGGGTTTCCGCCGCCGCGCCTCAACGCAGTCGTTCTCGCGGGTATCAACGATCACCAGTTGCCCGGCATGGTCAGCTGGGCCGTTCAGCGCGGGCTGGAACTTCGCCTGCTCGAGGCGATGCCCATCGGCCCCGCCGCATCCTTCAATCGCGAGCATTTTGTCCCCGCTCGGCGGTTCAAAGACATTCTTCAACAGCACATTGAGCTGACGCCGCTGCCGCGGCACCCCGGCGAAACGGCGATGCGCTTTGCCGTTCGGACCGGCGCGCTTCGCGGCACAATCGGAATCATTGCGCCGCTCTCCGAATCGTTTTGCGGTCAGTGCCGGCGCATCCGCATCACGGCGGATGGTAGACTTTTCCCCTGTCTGCTTGATTCCCACTTCGTCGATTTGGCTCCCTGTTGGGGCGAGGCAGGCTTCCTTCCCGACGAAGCCCACGACCGCATCGCTCATGCCGTCGCCGGCAAACGTGCAACCGGCCCGTTGAAGCAATACGCCGCCATGGTCGCGCTGGGGGGCTGA